One stretch of Nicotiana tabacum cultivar K326 chromosome 18, ASM71507v2, whole genome shotgun sequence DNA includes these proteins:
- the LOC142172731 gene encoding uncharacterized protein LOC142172731, with protein MTDREFSVRDWVYLKLQPYRQSSVAIRKSFKHSSKFYGPYQVLKRIRNAAYELQFPQSAKIYPVFHVSQLKKKIGTNIVACVDPSVCLPDGAPMTEPVAVLGRRMIQRGKKAVTQVLIQWSNLLPEEATWEDYGFIKSQFLNFEP; from the coding sequence ATGACTGATCGAGAATTTTCAGTAAGGGATTGGGTCTATCTTAAGCTACAACCTTATAGGCAGTCCTCCGTTGCTATCCGGAAAAGCTTTAAACATTCCTCTAAGTTCTATGGTCCTTATCAAGTCCTCAAAAGGATTAGAAATGCTGCTTATGAGTTACAATTTCCTCAATCAGCAAAAATTTATCCAGTTTTTCATGTTTCACAGCTCAAGAAGAAGATAGGCACTAATATAGTTGCATGTGTTGATCCTTCTGTGTGCTTACCTGATGGAGCTCCTATGACTGAACCAGTTGCTGTGTTAGGAAGAAGAATGATCCAGAGAGGGAAAAAAGCAGTGACACAAGTTTTGATACAATGGTCCAACTTACTTCcggaagaggctacttgggaagaTTATGGCTTCATCAAATCCCAGTTTCTAAATTTcgaaccttga